Sequence from the Deinococcus yavapaiensis KR-236 genome:
TGCCGCCCGACAGTTGATGCGGATACGCGCCGAGATAGTCTTCGCGAATGCCGACGAGCGCGAACAAGTCCTTCGCACGCGCTTCGAGCGCGGCCTTGTCCTTGACGCCGTGCGCTTGCATCGCGTCGAACACCTGCTCGCGAATGCGAAGCACGGGATTGAGGATGTTCATGCTCGCCTGGAACACCAAACTGTACTTCTTCCAGCGCACGCGGCGAAGTTCCTCGGCCGACATGTCGAGCAGATCTCGACCTTCGAGGATCGATTGCCCGCCGAACACGGCGCCCGGCGCGTCGAGCAGGCGTGTCGCGGCGAACGCCAAGGTGGATTTGCCGCAACCCGACTCGCCGGCGAGTCCGAGGACTTCGCCGGGGCGCACGTCGAGCGTGACGCCGCGGACGGCGCGCACCTTTCCGCGAGGCGTGACGTACCCCGCGTCGAGATCGTGAAGGGCGAGCAAGGCCGAGTGCGGCGCGGGCGTGGAAGGAGTCTCGACCGCGCGGCGCAGGACGCGGGTCGCCTTTCCGGCGTGCACCACCTTGGGATTGGCGACTTCGTCGATGCCGAAGTTGATGAGCGCGAAGGCGGTGCCGAGCAAGGCGATACACAAGCCGGGCGCGGCCACCCACCACCAGGCGCCTTGCAGCAGCGCGCCGCGCGCTTGCGCCCAGTACAGCATGGTGCCCCACGTGACTTGGCTGACGTCTCCCATTCCGAGGAAGGCGAGGCTCGCTTCGCTCAGCACCGCGTACAGGGCGGTGCCGAAGAAGCTCGCGGCGATGAGGCCCGCGAGGTTGGGCAGCATCTCGGCGAAGATGACGCGCGCGGGTCCTTCGCCGCTGGCGATCGCGGCGTGCACGAAGTCCCGGTTTCGCAGCGTGAGCGCTTGCGAGCGAAGGACCCGCGCTCCCCACGCCCATCCCGTGAAGCTGATCACGAGGATGATGGACAGCACGCCGCCGCCGCGTAGAAATGCCGCGGCGATGATGAGCAGCGGCAAGCCGGGCAGCACGAGGAACACGTTGATCACGACGTTGAGGACCTCGGCGATCTTTCCGCCGAAGTACGCGCTTGCCAAGCCGACGGTCGTGGCGATGGCGGTCGCGACGAGGCCGGCGGTCAGGCCGATCAGCAAGGTGAGGCGCGCGCCGTACAGCAGTTGCGCGAAGATGTCCTGCCCGAGCGCCGTCGTGCCGAGGAGGTGCTCGCCGCCCGGCGGCAAGAAGGTGCCGAAGGCTTGCGAGGTGGGACTCACGGGCGTGAGGATCGGCGCGAACATCGCCATCGACACCAAGACGAGCAGGAGGACGACGCCGGCGAAGGCGCGCGGCGAGCGGCGCAGGACGGCCGTCAAGCCGTTCACGCGGTCTTCCCGTCTCGAACTCTTGGATCGAGGAGGGCGTAGAGGGCGTCCACGAGGAAGTTCGCGAGGAGCACGGCGAGGGCGATGAACAAGAAGATCGCTTGCATGAGCGGGTAGTCGAGGTTCGTGACGGCGTTGTACAGCTGCAAGCCCAACCCCGGGTAGCTGAAGACCGTTTCGGTGAGGATGCTGCCGCCGACGACGAAGCCGAGCGCCATCCCGAAGGCGGTGAAGCTCGGGAGGAGCGCGTTGCGCAGCACGTAGCGGTTGAGAAGGCGACGTTCGCTGAGACCTTTGGCGCGCGCGAAGGCGATGTAGTCCTCGCTCATGACGCTCATGACGTTGTTGCGCATCGTGATCAGCCAGCCGCCGGCGGCCGTCACGACGATGGTGAGGGCGGGCAGCGCGGCGTGGCGCAGCATGGACGACCACCACTCGGAGCTGAAGGTCGTGAGGAAAGGATCGAGGTTTCCGCTGAGGGGAAACAGGCTGGCGCGGAAGGCGAGAAGGTACAGCAGCAGCAACGCGAACCAGAAGTACGGCATGCTGTTGAGAAACAGCGCGATGGGCGGCAGCGAGTCCGCGATCACGCCGCCGCGTCGCCACGCGCTGTACAACCCGAGGGCGCTGCCGATCAGGAACGCGAGGAGGGTCGTCAAGCCGACCAGGCCGATCGTCCAAGGCGCGGCTTGCGCGATGATTTCGCTCACGGGCGTCGGGAATTGACCGATGGAACGACCGAAGTCGCCGCGAAGCATGTCGCCGAGGTACGTGAGGTACTGCGCGAACACGCTGTCCTTCTGGTCGAGTCCGTACGCTTGCGTCAAGGCCGCGACGGCTTGCGGATCGAGCTTGCCTTGGTACTTGGCGAGCATCGCGCCGATCGGATCGCCGGGCACGAGGCGCGGCAAGATGAAGTTGAGGGTGACGGCCACCCACAAGGTGAACACCAGAAGGCCGAGTTTACGAAGCAGGTATGGCATGCGGCCCTCCTCGGGCGCGTGCGGCCGAAACGTGACGGCGAAGTCTCGAGTCGTTGCTCGGGCAGGGGAGGGCGGGCTCTGGAAGCCCGCCCGTCGTGCTTACTTGGGTTTGACGTTGAGGTACATCAAGCGCGCGCCGATGGTGTCGTCGGCCGTTCCGGCGTTGTACGGAGCTTGCTTCGTGGGGAAGCCGGTGAAGCGCGAGGTGTTGTACAGCGAGAACTCGAAGCGGTCCGTGAGGGGCAGCCAAGGCATGTCCCGCATGATGGTCGAGGCGATGGTGTTGATGGCTTTCTTCTGCGTGGCTTCGTCGCTGCTGGAGCGGAATTGAGCGAGAGCCGCCGTGATGGCGGGGTTGGTGTAACGCGCGAGGTTCGACGCGGCGGTCTTGCCGACGGGCGCGCTGAACTCGGGACCGAAGCTTTGGTTGTACAGGTAGTACGGCGTGGGTCCGCCGCCCCATCCCCAGCTGATGCCCATGTCGTACGTGCCGGTTTGAAGACCTCCGGCGTAGCTGCTCCACGCTTGCTGATCGATTTGGGTGTTGATTCCGACCTTCTTGAGGTTCTCGCTGATGACTTGCGCCATGGTGATGAAGTCCGTCCAGCCCGCGCCGACGAGAATCTTGAAGGCGGGCAGGGCCTTGCCGTCCTTGCCGAGGCGTTGGCCTTGCGCGTTCTTCTTGTACCCGGCTTTGGAAAGAGCGGCGTCGGCGGCGGCCGGGTCGTACTTCACGGTGGTGTTGCGAGCGCTGGCCGTCAGCCACTCTTGCTGCTGCCCGGGAATCATGCCGCTGGGGTGGGCGGCGTTCGCGACGCCCGCGTAGGCTTTTTGCGCGACGTCGCGGGTGTCGATCGCTTGCGAGAGGGCGCGCCGGAAGGCGGCGTCGTTGAAGGGCGCCTTGGCGGTGTTGAAGTACAAGAAGTTGTCGCCCGTGACGGGCCAGTAGTACGTGTTGTTCGCGCCCTTCTTGGCGTAGCCGCCTTCGGGATCGGAAACGCCGATGTATCCGTAGTCCGCTTCGCCTTTGAGAAGCTTGAGAAGCGCGGCGTCGTTGCTGTTCGTCGAGAGCCAGACGATGGCGTCGACGTACGGTTGGCTTGGCATCCAGTAGTTGGCGTTCTTGAGGACGCGCAACGCTTGCTGGCTGTAGGTGTCGAACACGAAGGGGCCGGTCCCGACTGGCTTTTGGTTCGTTTCGGTGAGCGGGCTGGTGATGGCGCTCCAAACGTGCTCGGGCACGATGGGTTGGTGAGCGATGTACTGAAAGGTGGACACGTTGGCCTTGGCGAAGGTGAAGGTGACGGTCTTGCCGTTGGCCTTGACGCTTTCGAGGCCGCTCTTCCAGATGGCGCTCGTGTCGAGCGCGGGGTACTTCTTGAGGTAGTTGAAGGTGAAGGCGACGTCGTTGGCGGTGAAGGGCTTGCCGTCCGTCCACTTCACGCCGTCGCGGGTGGTCACGCTGAGGGTCGTCGCGTCCTTGCTCCAGGCGTACTTCGTTCCGAGAACGTTCGTGACTTTGCTGTTGAGGGTGTTGATGTAGAACAGCGATTCGTAGATGACGCTGTTGGTGGGCAGCAGGTGTTGATCGCCGGGCGTGAAGGGGTTGAGGTTGTACGAACCCCACTGCGTGGGCCGCACGACGGTGAAGACGGTTTTGGGTTGCTGCGCGAGGGCGGACGTGGTGAGGGCGGCGGCGAGCAGGGCGGTCAGAGCGGCAATTCGTTTCATGAAAACCTCGCTGGGTGTGACGTGCCAATGGATGGAAGAGCGGCGTGCGGCAAGAAAAGGCCCTGGCACCGACTTCGAGGAGTCGGCGCTCGACGGGCGCGTGTTCGGTCGGCGCGCGTCACGGGCTCATGGAAGCCTCCTGGCTCGGTGGCGCCGTGGAGCCGCGCGTGACGAGGGTGGCGGGAAAGCGAACGTGAGGGTCGGCACTTTGACCGCGCGTGAGTTGGATCAGCAGTTGCACGGCCGCTTGGCCGATTTCCTCGAGGGGTTGGCGAACGGTGGTGAGGGGCGGGTCGGTGACGGCAGCCGCGTGAATGTCGTCGAAGCCGACGATGCTCAAGTCCTCGGGAACGCGCAGGCCAAGCGCGCTCGCGGCGCGCAAGGCGCCAATGGCGCTGAGGTCGTTCGCGGCGAAGATCGCGGTGGGACGCTCGGGCAAGGCGAGCAGGATTCGGGTGGCGAGTTCACCGCCCGTCTCGGAGAACTCCCCTTGTTGAAGGTAGGCGTCGGGAGCGCTCAAGCCCGCGTCGCGCAGGGCGGCGTGGTACCCCGCTTGGCGGTCGAGGGCGTCTCGCAGAGTCGTGTCGTGCTTTCCCGCCAGGTGAGCGATGCGGGTGTGGCCGAGTTCGACGAGGTGCCGAGTGGCGAGGTAGCCTCCCGCGTGGTTGTCGACTTGCACGGTGCGCTGACCGTACGCGCCGAGCGTGACGACGGGGATGTCGTTGCCGAAGATGTGTTGTTCGTCGGCGGTGGGAATGACGACGAGCACGCCGTCGGCGAGGGTTCGCAGCAAGGTGGCGCGCTCGCGCTCCAGGGCGGGATTGCTGGCGGTGGTGAAGATGGCGAGGTTGAGTCCGGCGGCTTCGGCGGTGGTGCTGGCGCCGTGCAGGATCTCAGCAACCCAGGGCCAGTTGAGTTGAGGCGTGAGTACGCCGATGAGGTTGCTTCGCAGGCGTTTGTTGCTCAGCGCGCGAGCGGCGGGATTGACGACGTAGCCGGTTTGCTCGATGGCGCGCCGAACGCGTTCGCGCGTTTCTTCGGTCATGCCGGGTTTGTTGTTGATGACGTTCGAGACGGTCATCTTCGAGACCCCGGCGACCCGGGCGACGTCGGCAATCGTGACGGTGGCGGGCGTATCGATCATGGTGCCTCACTCGCAGCGTACTTTATCGGTAAAGAGATTTACCGATAAAGTACCAGGGGAAGCGGGCCCTGTCAAGCGGTCCCGACGAAGTCGAGAGCTACGGCAACCCACCGACTCCACGGAAGCTTGACCCGCCCGCGACGTGACCGCCCAGGAGGACGCGGCGAACTCCATTGTGCTCGGCGAGCTTGAAGCCATCTGCCCACGCCGACCGAGCTTCACACGGCCGCCGAGCCACGGAGCCCACCGAGTCGACGGAAGCACAGCGGAGAACGGCAACCTCTCAGCTCCTCGCCGCTTGCTTCACCCGCACGCGTGCGTCCTTCGGCTTAGAAGTTGTTTCACGACCGGGCCGTAGGGTTGCTCGGTCGTCGAAACGCTCGTCCCTGACCGCCTCCGGCAACTCGGCGAGCCAATCTTGCCCGTCGTGTCTCACCTCAAGGGTGTCAGACCGTTTGCAGGCCCGGTGCGACCCGTGCGGGCATCATCTCCGTTCTCAGGGAGGGCATTCGCTGGAATGCCCTCCCCAAAGGCTACGGGTCCCGAGCGGCGTGACGTGTTGGCGACGGCGCCGCGACGGGCGAACGGCGTGCGTGTGGCAACGCCTTCATTACGTCCTCCTCAACGAATCGCACGCGCTCTGCCTCGTCGGCTGGAGTCGAGCCTCTCTTGCCTCAGCGAGTGTCCGAGCTGTGAAAGGGGGGATCTCACAGGCCGCAGCTGGACAGATCGCGTCGAACTTGACATCTTGCGCCACGTCATCGTTGATCGCAACAGTCTGCCGATTGCCCTTCTTCTTTCGCGGTCCATCGGTCTTTTCTCTTAGTGTTCGGTGCTCTCAGCGGCGCCTTGATTGAGTTCGAGTGCAGCTCTGTCGTTCATGAATCGAGAAGAGCTGTCAAGTTTTTCATGGCCTCACGTCACCATGAATCTTAAGATCTATTTACATTTCACAGAAGAAGTTTAAGAAGTAGAGCACGCTCAGTCCGTCAAGACGGCGACGTCAACGCGTCTCTGGCCATCCCGCTCACGCTGAGGACACCATGAAATCGAAACTCCTGTTGCTCGCCCTGGCTGTTGGCATCACCATGCCCAGCTCCTCAAACGCTCAAAAAGCGCCCGTTACCCTTACCATCGTCTGCGGCTCCATCGGAGATGAATTCGAGCTCTGCAGAGACAACGTCGCCGCGTGGAGCAAAAAAACCGGCAACAACGTACGGGTCCTCGAAACGAGCGCCAATTCGTCCGAACGCCTCGCGAACTACCAACGCGTGCTCGGTGAACAAAGCGCCGACATCGACATCTACCAAATCGACGTTGTCTGGCCCGGCATCGTCAACGAGTACATGATCGATCTCTCCCCGTACTTCAAAGCCGCCGATCAACGTCAGTACATCTCCGGCATCCTCAAAAGTTACAAGATCGGCAGCAAGCTCGTCGCGGTTCCTTGGTACACCGACGGCGGCGCCCTGTACTACCGCACGGACCTCCTGCAGAAGTACGGCTACAAAACCCCACCGACCAGTTGGAACGACCTCGTCACGATGGCAGAACGCATTCAGGAAGGCGAGCGTAAAACCAACCCGAACTTCGTCGGCTTCGCCTACAACGGTCGTGCGAACGAAGGGCTGACATGTTTCGCATTGGAAGTCATGAGCGCTTTCGGCGCGGGAACGATCGTCGACCTGAACGGCGCCATTACCGTCAACAACCAATGGTCGGCGGCGGCCTTGGACTTCGCCGCCAAACGCTTCAAGAACATCTCTCCGCAAAACATCGCCGCATTCGATGGAGAGAAGACACGCACGCTTTTTCAAGAAGGCAACGCGGCATTCATGCGACACTGGCCCTTCGCGTACGCCCTCGCACAAGACCAAAACAGCGCCATCCGTGGAAAGTTCGGCTTGGCGCGCCTCCCGAGCGGACCTCGCGGGCGCTTCCCAGCCACTCAAGGAGGATGGGGCCTGGCCGTTTCGAAGTTCTCCAAGAATCCAAGTGTCGCTGCGGACTTGATCAAGTTTCTGACGTCCGCGGACATTCAACGGGAACGGGCGTTACGCAAGGGATACCAGCCGACCGTACAAAGCGTGTACAGCGACGACAGAGTCGTCAACGCCTACCCCTACTTCCGGTCGTTCGTGGGACGCGTTCCCGTGTCCCGTCCCAGCGCTGTGACGGGTGCGAAGTACGCACGCGTGTCAGCCGCGTTCGCTCAAACAGTCCAGGACGTGCTCAGCGGCAAGAGTGACGCGAAAGAAGCTCTGACGGCACTTGAAACGCAGTTGAACGGCATCAAAGGAAGCGGCTGGACGGAGAAATAACCCACTGACTCAACGGAGTCCGCGATCAATGGGCCACGCACCCCAGACCTGACCGGCTATCGGATCGTACATGCCCGCCAAGGTCACGTCATAGCCGCAACGGCAACACGGAGCACTTCATGTCGATGCAATCACGTCCCGCCGTCCGCTTCCGTGCACTGACGAGCACCCCTCATCAGGAACGCTGCCGCGCCGTACACTTCAGCTTCCACCATGGCAACCAGACGATCGCGCAAGCGTGCACCGCCCTAAATCTGCCGTGGCAAACGCCGCTGGACGTTGAGCGATACCTCGTGTACTACCGCGCGTGGTGCGAAGGCATGAACCTCGCGCCTCGCTCGTGATGCACCCACCCTCCAGCAACCAAAAACCATTCCGTCCCGAGTGAAGGATGTCCACCGCCCACGTCTTGATGACGTGGGCTTTCCGTTGTCTCACGCTAAGACCGCCTAACAAAACCTGACGTGCTGCTTGAGGGTGATCAGGCAACACGCCAACTGCGTGAACGCCAAGAAGATGTCTGCGCGCACCTCATACCTCACCCGCACGCGCCTCTGTCACCTTGACGGCGCGAACTTCCACCTCTTGACGCGAAATTCCACCCACCTCGAACAACTGCCGTGCTGCTCGGTAAGCAGCGTCGGCCGCTTGCAACCGCTGTTTCGTCGAGGCTACGACCGCACTCCCCAAGGCGGTCACGCCACGCTTCGCGTCGGCCAAGGTCACCTCGGCGCGTGCAATCAACGCCAGGCCACGCTCCACCTCGACGCGCGCCACGGTGCCCAAGGTGTACAGCTCGCGCAAAAGCTCGTAATCCGCGCGCGCCGCGCTCAACGCGCGTTCGGCGGCCGCGACGGCCTTCGAATTCGACGGCGGCGATTTCTCGGCGGTGGTCGCCGTGCTTTTCGCCGCGCTCACCGCGAGCGGTGTGCCGCTCATCACGCTCGCGACCCCGGCGGGCAAGGACGGGTCGACCACGTATCCGCGCACGTCGCTCAGCATGACGTGCATGTGGTACCCGGTGGAGTTGCCGCTGCTGCCCTCGTACCCGAGGATCGCCCCGACCTTGACGCTCGCACCATTCTTGAACTCGCCGAAGGAAGCAAGATGCCCGAGGGTCAGGCTGACCCCTTCGGGCACGACGAGCTTCACCCAGCGTCCGAGCCCCACGAAGTTGCCCTTGGCATCCTTCTGCTGGCCGGTGTACGCCTTCCCGGCGTAGGGCGCATGCACGACCGCGCCTTTCGTGCCGTCCTTGCCCGGGCGGCCGAGGGCGATGTCCCAGCCGTTGTGTCCGGCGTTGCCGTAGCCGTAGCGGTCCACGGTGCCGCCCGTCGCGTCATCCGTGTGACGTCGGTTGTCTCCATATCCTTGCGTGACGCGGTCGCCCGCGCTTCCGGCGATGGCGTTCAGAAAGCCGACGGCGAGGGCGCCCGTGGGAAATGAAACGCCCGCCGCGCTTCCCGACCCCGAAAGCGTCGACCCGACCGTAATGCCGAGCGCCAGCACCGGGTGGACGAACAACGCGCGACGTCCCTGTCGGGCGCGCCGTGATGTCTTCGACATGCGTTGCTTCCTTTCCGGTAGTCCCGCCACTCGTCAATGAGGTGGCTTGCCACGGATGTTGTCCTCGGGCGCCTCGACGAACACCTCCAGCTCGTAGGGCTCCCGGATTCACGACATCGTGGGCGCGCGTGGTTAAAACGCCCACCAAAGGAGGTAAGAAGCAGGTAAATGCAGGTAAAGATCTCGTGTCGTCAGAAACCGATCCGGCCGCCGTCCAGCCTCGACGCGCTCACGGCGAAGGCGCCGTCGATCTCCTCGGGATCCTTCGTTCTTCCCGAGGTGGCGCACGTTCAAGTCGTTTCTGGGCAGCGCAAGCAAGCCGGTCGAGCACGACCGAAGCCCGCCGCGAGCCTCGGCCATGAGGCGTCCGAGCGCGAAACGGCGTGGCAGGTGCCGCCAAACCGTCCGTCTTCATCCATGGCCGCAACCCCGCGTGAAAGCGTGCGGAAGGCGGCCCGAAGTTCGGGCCGCCTTCCGTGACAAGACACCTTTGTTTTCTCGACGCCGTCCGGCTGGAACGGCGTTACTTGACGAACTTGAAGAGGACGGTGCGAACGCGGCCTTCGCCGAGGTCGACGTGCAGAGCTTGGCAGGTGTTCAAGAAGTTCGAGGGCGACTTCCAATTGACTTGGTAGTATCCGTCGCCCAGATTTTGCAGGACCGAGATGCCGGGAACGCTCGACCCGACGCCGACACTCGGCGTCGAACCGCACGTGAAGGTCGTCATGGTGAGCGTCGCGCTCGCCAAGGACGTGACGGGGGCGCCGAAGGCGTCGAGCAGACGCCACTTGACGGGCGTCATCTTGCCCGCCTTCGTGGTGTTCAACACCCCGTCGGCGAGAGGCGACGAGAACCCGCCGAAGTTGTACGCCACCGTGTACGCCGCCGTCGCCGTGCCCGTGTTGCCCGCGCCGTCGGTCGC
This genomic interval carries:
- a CDS encoding ABC transporter substrate-binding protein codes for the protein MKSKLLLLALAVGITMPSSSNAQKAPVTLTIVCGSIGDEFELCRDNVAAWSKKTGNNVRVLETSANSSERLANYQRVLGEQSADIDIYQIDVVWPGIVNEYMIDLSPYFKAADQRQYISGILKSYKIGSKLVAVPWYTDGGALYYRTDLLQKYGYKTPPTSWNDLVTMAERIQEGERKTNPNFVGFAYNGRANEGLTCFALEVMSAFGAGTIVDLNGAITVNNQWSAAALDFAAKRFKNISPQNIAAFDGEKTRTLFQEGNAAFMRHWPFAYALAQDQNSAIRGKFGLARLPSGPRGRFPATQGGWGLAVSKFSKNPSVAADLIKFLTSADIQRERALRKGYQPTVQSVYSDDRVVNAYPYFRSFVGRVPVSRPSAVTGAKYARVSAAFAQTVQDVLSGKSDAKEALTALETQLNGIKGSGWTEK
- a CDS encoding M23 family metallopeptidase translates to MSKTSRRARQGRRALFVHPVLALGITVGSTLSGSGSAAGVSFPTGALAVGFLNAIAGSAGDRVTQGYGDNRRHTDDATGGTVDRYGYGNAGHNGWDIALGRPGKDGTKGAVVHAPYAGKAYTGQQKDAKGNFVGLGRWVKLVVPEGVSLTLGHLASFGEFKNGASVKVGAILGYEGSSGNSTGYHMHVMLSDVRGYVVDPSLPAGVASVMSGTPLAVSAAKSTATTAEKSPPSNSKAVAAAERALSAARADYELLRELYTLGTVARVEVERGLALIARAEVTLADAKRGVTALGSAVVASTKQRLQAADAAYRAARQLFEVGGISRQEVEVRAVKVTEARAGEV
- a CDS encoding ABC transporter permease, which produces MPYLLRKLGLLVFTLWVAVTLNFILPRLVPGDPIGAMLAKYQGKLDPQAVAALTQAYGLDQKDSVFAQYLTYLGDMLRGDFGRSIGQFPTPVSEIIAQAAPWTIGLVGLTTLLAFLIGSALGLYSAWRRGGVIADSLPPIALFLNSMPYFWFALLLLYLLAFRASLFPLSGNLDPFLTTFSSEWWSSMLRHAALPALTIVVTAAGGWLITMRNNVMSVMSEDYIAFARAKGLSERRLLNRYVLRNALLPSFTAFGMALGFVVGGSILTETVFSYPGLGLQLYNAVTNLDYPLMQAIFLFIALAVLLANFLVDALYALLDPRVRDGKTA
- a CDS encoding dipeptide/oligopeptide/nickel ABC transporter permease/ATP-binding protein, encoding MNGLTAVLRRSPRAFAGVVLLLVLVSMAMFAPILTPVSPTSQAFGTFLPPGGEHLLGTTALGQDIFAQLLYGARLTLLIGLTAGLVATAIATTVGLASAYFGGKIAEVLNVVINVFLVLPGLPLLIIAAAFLRGGGVLSIILVISFTGWAWGARVLRSQALTLRNRDFVHAAIASGEGPARVIFAEMLPNLAGLIAASFFGTALYAVLSEASLAFLGMGDVSQVTWGTMLYWAQARGALLQGAWWWVAAPGLCIALLGTAFALINFGIDEVANPKVVHAGKATRVLRRAVETPSTPAPHSALLALHDLDAGYVTPRGKVRAVRGVTLDVRPGEVLGLAGESGCGKSTLAFAATRLLDAPGAVFGGQSILEGRDLLDMSAEELRRVRWKKYSLVFQASMNILNPVLRIREQVFDAMQAHGVKDKAALEARAKDLFALVGIREDYLGAYPHQLSGGMKQRVVIAIALALEPKLVIMDEPTTALDVVVQRQILQEIDAVRRRLGISIVFITHDLSLLVETSDRIAIMYAGEVVEEAPAHDLYAHPKHPYTRRLMSAFPPLEGPRERRVGIPGRPPSLAGELTGCPFFDRCPSRMPGVCDTRPLQTFEQTTGHPVACFLYDPTVDSALKEQEHAPLASD
- a CDS encoding LacI family DNA-binding transcriptional regulator, whose product is MIDTPATVTIADVARVAGVSKMTVSNVINNKPGMTEETRERVRRAIEQTGYVVNPAARALSNKRLRSNLIGVLTPQLNWPWVAEILHGASTTAEAAGLNLAIFTTASNPALERERATLLRTLADGVLVVIPTADEQHIFGNDIPVVTLGAYGQRTVQVDNHAGGYLATRHLVELGHTRIAHLAGKHDTTLRDALDRQAGYHAALRDAGLSAPDAYLQQGEFSETGGELATRILLALPERPTAIFAANDLSAIGALRAASALGLRVPEDLSIVGFDDIHAAAVTDPPLTTVRQPLEEIGQAAVQLLIQLTRGQSADPHVRFPATLVTRGSTAPPSQEASMSP
- a CDS encoding ABC transporter substrate-binding protein, producing the protein MKRIAALTALLAAALTTSALAQQPKTVFTVVRPTQWGSYNLNPFTPGDQHLLPTNSVIYESLFYINTLNSKVTNVLGTKYAWSKDATTLSVTTRDGVKWTDGKPFTANDVAFTFNYLKKYPALDTSAIWKSGLESVKANGKTVTFTFAKANVSTFQYIAHQPIVPEHVWSAITSPLTETNQKPVGTGPFVFDTYSQQALRVLKNANYWMPSQPYVDAIVWLSTNSNDAALLKLLKGEADYGYIGVSDPEGGYAKKGANNTYYWPVTGDNFLYFNTAKAPFNDAAFRRALSQAIDTRDVAQKAYAGVANAAHPSGMIPGQQQEWLTASARNTTVKYDPAAADAALSKAGYKKNAQGQRLGKDGKALPAFKILVGAGWTDFITMAQVISENLKKVGINTQIDQQAWSSYAGGLQTGTYDMGISWGWGGGPTPYYLYNQSFGPEFSAPVGKTAASNLARYTNPAITAALAQFRSSSDEATQKKAINTIASTIMRDMPWLPLTDRFEFSLYNTSRFTGFPTKQAPYNAGTADDTIGARLMYLNVKPK